The Argentina anserina chromosome 3, drPotAnse1.1, whole genome shotgun sequence genome includes a region encoding these proteins:
- the LOC126786849 gene encoding uncharacterized protein LOC126786849 isoform X2, whose protein sequence is MNPSSNATASGFRDSHGAASDFSFNTSSASRQGSGLSRPRFLKVRRGLNSQGLKPSPETAESSAGFNPFRSSGSEAFRSNSDSSLGRGVVEQLSSLRIGSGGEFVEAGGSAGFVFGGDYNRSVGVDEGVASKLPEDMRKLNIESSESGGAFGRGDDRRFGSEAGFGAVSDDNVGGCLGRNVESELPNELEKKLNIKEDVQGGGRSDEFVFSTSKSFGGSANALQDQMKNLNMGVSFNGRKESILLKKMESLDIGAKARQSTRSDTGTSSHQTFAKNMETGNHRPEREDGFNFTSKQDHMSTSSVEFKTPSSKANLFSGINKKLEFNAKTEPARSRDTRMKKTSGKVRHSSSSQLGLGHDDVRHSTSPQPGVGHDDVSKGGFSVDLESSESYSPMDISPYQETLADNVCSKETSASSSASFSLDNDFVESDSVPKVSNDSIDEDLVMATESLDINKVDATSRFPQVEAFEHHLGGSGNADATVEGYVSGAETESFKSATDEVEYISDTGNSAENEVNSSPKMETQDTDGRTHFGFHASSSNRSGLSFTFAASTIAQSPLSPSKRSNKKKNIVKIGQDANTFVPNAKIPYGPSSAEFMPYMGAPILSTLGHRQEIGTPISQLKENNSGVQKKKEIKQETCLSAESAAAQEACEKWRLRGNQAYSIGDLSKAEACYTQGVNRVSENETSRSCLRALMLCYSNRAATRMSLGQIRDALGDCLMAAAIDPNFPKVQIRAANCYLTLGEVQDASQHFNRCLQLTTDVCVDQKISVEASDGLQKARRVSECLKLCAELMQRKTSANAESALVLIAEVLAISPSSEKLLEMKAEALFTMRRYQEVIDFCEKTLGSAEKNSPIVDAASSLDGSELSKYLYFRLWRCRMIFKSYFHLGKLDEGLVSLEKHEGGVSTTYRNWRKTLESSIPLVLIVRELLSHKVAGNEAFQAGRHTEAVERYTTALSCNAESRPFTAVCFCNRAAAYKALGQITYAIADCSLAIALDESYLKAISRRATLYEMIRDYGQAAKDLHRLVSLLTKQLEENINKCGTSEKSNSCKSDLKQARVRLSEIQEEARKDIPLDMYIILGIKPSISASEIKKAYLKAALRHHPDKAGQFFARSDSSDDGLWKEIAEEVHKDADRLFKMIGEAYAVLSDATKRARYDADEEARNVQKKRSGSSAARMPADAHYPFEQSGSSRQWRESWRSFGNPSSRGSEATWSGRYS, encoded by the exons ATGAACCCCTCCTCGAATGCAACCGCCTCTGGATTTAGGGATTCCCATGGAGCCGCCTCCGATTTCAGCTTCAATACGTCCTCGGCTTCTCGCCAGGGCTCCGGTCTTTCGCGGCCGAGGTTTCTGAAGGTCAGGCGAGGCTTGAATTCACAGGGATTGAAACCCTCGCCGGAGACGGCGGAGTCTTCTGCGGGGTTTAATCCGTTTCGGAGCTCCGGCTCCGAGGCTTTCAGGAGTAATTCCGATTCGAGTTTGGGGAGAGGCGTGGTTGAGCAGTTGAGCAGTTTGAGAATTGGGAGCGGCGGTGAGTTTGTGGAGGCCGGAGGTTCAGCTGGCTTTGTATTTGGAGGTGATTACAACAGGAGTGTTGGTGTCGATGAAGGCGTCGCGTCGAAGCTTCCTGAGGATATGAGGAAGTTGAACATTGAGAGCTCTGAGAGTGGTGGAGCCTTTGGGAGAGGTGATGATAGGAGGTTTGGTAGTGAGGCCGGGTTTGGGGCGGTGAGTGATGACAATGTAGGTGGTTGTTTGGGTAGAAATGTCGAATCGGAGCTCCCCAACGAGTTGGAGAAGAAGTTGAACATTAAGGAGGATGTGCAGGGGGGCGGCAGGAGTGATGAGTTTGTGTTTAGTACTAGTAAGTCCTTTGGAGGCTCGGCGAATGCACTTCAGGATCAGATGAAGAATCTGAACATGGGTGTTAGTTTCAACGGGAGGAAAGAGAGTATCCTGTTGAAAAAGATGGAGAGTTTGGATATAGGAGCCAAGGCTCGACAGTCTACTCGATCAGATACAGGGACATCTTCCCACCAAACGTTTGCGAAGAACATGGAGACTGGAAATCACAGACCCGAGAGGGAGGATGGATTTAATTTTACAAGCAAACAGGATCATATGAGCACGTCCTCGGTAGAGTTTAAAACACCAAGCAGTAAAGCCAACTTGTTTTCCGGCATAAACAAGAAACTGGAATTCAATGCAAAGACGGAGCCGGCAAGGTCTAGGGATACAAGAATGAAAAAGACCAGTGGAAAAGTAAGACACTCTTCATCATCCCAGCTGGGGCTCGGGCATGATGATGTAAGGCACTCTACTTCACCCCAGCCGGGGGTTGGACATGATGATGTTTCAAAAGGTGGTTTTTCAGTAGACCTTGAGTCATCTGAATCCTATTCACCAATGGACATATCTCCTTATCAAGAAACATTGGCTGATAACGTATGTTCAAAAGAAACTTCAGCCTCCTCTTCTGCATCATTTAGTCTCGACAATGACTTTGTGGAATCCGATTCAGTTCCGAAAGTTTCTAATGATTCTATTGATGAAGATCTTGTTATGGCAACAGAAAGTCTTGATATAAATAAAGTTGATGCAACGAGCAGATTTCCACAGGTTGAAGCTTTTGAGCACCATTTAGGTGGAAGTGGTAACGCTGATGCAACTGTTGAAGGATATGTTTCTGGGGCTGAAACTGAAAGCTTTAAGTCTGCGACTGATGAGGTAGAATATATTAGTGACACGGGTAATTCAGCAGAGAATGAAGTTAATTCAAGCCCGAAAATGGAGACACAAGATACTGATGGTAGGACACACTTTGGCTTTCATGCAAGCTCGTCAAATAGAAGTGGATTAAGCTTCACGTTTGCTGCCTCTACTATTGCTCAATCTCCATTATCACCATCAAAACGCtcaaacaaaaagaagaatattGTAAAGATTGGTCAAGATGCCAATACTTTTGTTCCAAATGCTAAGATTCCATATGGGCCATCCTCTGCTGAGTTTATGCCATATATGGGAGCTCCAATACTTTCAACACTGGGACACCGTCAAGAAATAGGCACTCCAATTTcacaattaaaagaaaataattctgGGGTgcagaaaaaaaaggagatcAAACAGGAGACCTGTTTGTCTGCTGAATCAGCTGCAGCTCAGGAAGCATGTGAGAAGTGGCGACTAAG GGGTAATCAAGCATATTCTATTGGGGATCTGTCTAAAGCTGAGGCCTGCTATACCCAAGGGGTAAATCGTGTTTCTGAGAATGAGACCTCTAGAAGTTGTCTAAGGGCGCTGATGCTGTGCTATAGCAACCGTGCAGCAACACGAATGTCTCTCGGACAAATTCGAGATGCACTTGGAGATTGTTTGATGGCTGCTGCAATAGATCCTAACTTTCCCAAAGTGCAGATTAGAGCTGCCAA CTGCTATCTTACACTTGGGGAGGTTCAAGATGCTTCACAGCATTTCAATAGGTGCCTCCAATTGACAACTGATGTTTGTGTTGACCAAAAGATTTCTGTAGAAGCCTCTGATGGATTACAAAAGGCCAGG AGAGTGTCTGAATGTCTGAAACTTTGTGCTGAACTTATGCAAAGGAAGACATCTGCCAATGCAGAGAGTGCTTTGGTACTTATTGCTGAGGTGTTGGCAATAAGCCCTAGCTCAGAAAAATTATTAGAAATGAAAGCAGAAGCTCTTTTCACG ATGCGGAGGTATCAAGAGGTGATTGATTTTTGTGAGAAGACCCTTGGTTCTGCTGAAAAAAATTCCCCTATAGTAGATGCTGCCAGTTCTTTAGATGGTTCTGAACTGTCAAAGTACTTGTACTTCAGACTTTGGCGGTGTCGTATGATTTTTAAATCCTATTTCCACTTAGGAAAACTTGATGAGGGCCTTGTTTCACTAGAGAAACACGAGGGAGGGGTTTCTACAACTTATAG GAATTGGAGAAAAACTCTGGAATCTTCTATTCCCCTTGTTCTCATTGTTCGTGAGCTGTTATCTCATAAG GTTGCAGGCAATGAAGCATTTCAGGCAGGAAGGCATACTGAAGCTGTTGAGCGTTATACTACTGCTTTGTCATGTAATGCGGAGTCACGTCCTTTCACAGCTGTTTGTTTTTGCAATCGTGCTGCTGCATATAAAGCATTGGGCCAGATTACTTATGCTATAGCAGATTGCAGCCTAGCTATAGCTCTTGATGAAAGTTATCTAAAG GCCATTTCTAGGCGAGCTACACTTTATGAAATGATCAGAGATTATGGACAAGCAGCTAAAGATCTTCATAGACTTGTATCTCTTCTCACTAAGCAGTTGGAGGAAAATATTAATAAATGTGGAACATCTGAGAAATCCAATAGCTGCAAAAGTGATTTGAAACAAGCTCGTGTTCGTCTTTCAGAAATACAGGAAGAAGCGAGAAAGGACATCCCCTTGGATATGTACATAATTCT GGGAATTAAACCATCTATATCAGCATCAGAAATTAAGAAGGCCTATCTGAAAGCTGCTCTCAGACATCATCCTGACAAG GCTGGTCAATTCTTTGCTAGGAGTGATAGTAGTGATGATGGGCTTTGGAAGGAGATAGCAGAAGAAGTGCACAAGGATGCTGACAGGCTTTTCAAAATGATTGGGGAGGCATACGCAGTACTTTCAGATGCAACCAAG CGTGCAAGGTACGATGCTGATGAGGAGGCTAGAAATGTGCAGAAGAAACGCAGTGGAAGCAGTGCAGCTAGAATGCCTGCAGATGCCCATTACCCATTTGAACAAAGCGGAAGTAGCCGACAATGGAGAGAATCTTGGAGATCATTTGGCAATCCATCTTCTAGAGGGTCAGAAGCGACATGGTCTGGTAGATATTCATGA
- the LOC126786849 gene encoding uncharacterized protein LOC126786849 isoform X1, translating into MNPSSNATASGFRDSHGAASDFSFNTSSASRQGSGLSRPRFLKVRRGLNSQGLKPSPETAESSAGFNPFRSSGSEAFRSNSDSSLGRGVVEQLSSLRIGSGGEFVEAGGSAGFVFGGDYNRSVGVDEGVASKLPEDMRKLNIESSESGGAFGRGDDRRFGSEAGFGAVSDDNVGGCLGRNVESELPNELEKKLNIKEDVQGGGRSDEFVFSTSKSFGGSANALQDQMKNLNMGVSFNGRKESILLKKMESLDIGAKARQSTRSDTGTSSHQTFAKNMETGNHRPEREDGFNFTSKQDHMSTSSVEFKTPSSKANLFSGINKKLEFNAKTEPARSRDTRMKKTSGKVRHSSSSQLGLGHDDVRHSTSPQPGVGHDDVSKGGFSVDLESSESYSPMDISPYQETLADNVCSKETSASSSASFSLDNDFVESDSVPKVSNDSIDEDLVMATESLDINKVDATSRFPQVEAFEHHLGGSGNADATVEGYVSGAETESFKSATDEVEYISDTGNSAENEVNSSPKMETQDTDGRTHFGFHASSSNRSGLSFTFAASTIAQSPLSPSKRSNKKKNIVKIGQDANTFVPNAKIPYGPSSAEFMPYMGAPILSTLGHRQEIGTPISQLKENNSGVQKKKEIKQETCLSAESAAAQEACEKWRLRGNQAYSIGDLSKAEACYTQGVNRVSENETSRSCLRALMLCYSNRAATRMSLGQIRDALGDCLMAAAIDPNFPKVQIRAANCYLTLGEVQDASQHFNRCLQLTTDVCVDQKISVEASDGLQKARRVSECLKLCAELMQRKTSANAESALVLIAEVLAISPSSEKLLEMKAEALFTQMRRYQEVIDFCEKTLGSAEKNSPIVDAASSLDGSELSKYLYFRLWRCRMIFKSYFHLGKLDEGLVSLEKHEGGVSTTYRNWRKTLESSIPLVLIVRELLSHKVAGNEAFQAGRHTEAVERYTTALSCNAESRPFTAVCFCNRAAAYKALGQITYAIADCSLAIALDESYLKAISRRATLYEMIRDYGQAAKDLHRLVSLLTKQLEENINKCGTSEKSNSCKSDLKQARVRLSEIQEEARKDIPLDMYIILGIKPSISASEIKKAYLKAALRHHPDKAGQFFARSDSSDDGLWKEIAEEVHKDADRLFKMIGEAYAVLSDATKRARYDADEEARNVQKKRSGSSAARMPADAHYPFEQSGSSRQWRESWRSFGNPSSRGSEATWSGRYS; encoded by the exons ATGAACCCCTCCTCGAATGCAACCGCCTCTGGATTTAGGGATTCCCATGGAGCCGCCTCCGATTTCAGCTTCAATACGTCCTCGGCTTCTCGCCAGGGCTCCGGTCTTTCGCGGCCGAGGTTTCTGAAGGTCAGGCGAGGCTTGAATTCACAGGGATTGAAACCCTCGCCGGAGACGGCGGAGTCTTCTGCGGGGTTTAATCCGTTTCGGAGCTCCGGCTCCGAGGCTTTCAGGAGTAATTCCGATTCGAGTTTGGGGAGAGGCGTGGTTGAGCAGTTGAGCAGTTTGAGAATTGGGAGCGGCGGTGAGTTTGTGGAGGCCGGAGGTTCAGCTGGCTTTGTATTTGGAGGTGATTACAACAGGAGTGTTGGTGTCGATGAAGGCGTCGCGTCGAAGCTTCCTGAGGATATGAGGAAGTTGAACATTGAGAGCTCTGAGAGTGGTGGAGCCTTTGGGAGAGGTGATGATAGGAGGTTTGGTAGTGAGGCCGGGTTTGGGGCGGTGAGTGATGACAATGTAGGTGGTTGTTTGGGTAGAAATGTCGAATCGGAGCTCCCCAACGAGTTGGAGAAGAAGTTGAACATTAAGGAGGATGTGCAGGGGGGCGGCAGGAGTGATGAGTTTGTGTTTAGTACTAGTAAGTCCTTTGGAGGCTCGGCGAATGCACTTCAGGATCAGATGAAGAATCTGAACATGGGTGTTAGTTTCAACGGGAGGAAAGAGAGTATCCTGTTGAAAAAGATGGAGAGTTTGGATATAGGAGCCAAGGCTCGACAGTCTACTCGATCAGATACAGGGACATCTTCCCACCAAACGTTTGCGAAGAACATGGAGACTGGAAATCACAGACCCGAGAGGGAGGATGGATTTAATTTTACAAGCAAACAGGATCATATGAGCACGTCCTCGGTAGAGTTTAAAACACCAAGCAGTAAAGCCAACTTGTTTTCCGGCATAAACAAGAAACTGGAATTCAATGCAAAGACGGAGCCGGCAAGGTCTAGGGATACAAGAATGAAAAAGACCAGTGGAAAAGTAAGACACTCTTCATCATCCCAGCTGGGGCTCGGGCATGATGATGTAAGGCACTCTACTTCACCCCAGCCGGGGGTTGGACATGATGATGTTTCAAAAGGTGGTTTTTCAGTAGACCTTGAGTCATCTGAATCCTATTCACCAATGGACATATCTCCTTATCAAGAAACATTGGCTGATAACGTATGTTCAAAAGAAACTTCAGCCTCCTCTTCTGCATCATTTAGTCTCGACAATGACTTTGTGGAATCCGATTCAGTTCCGAAAGTTTCTAATGATTCTATTGATGAAGATCTTGTTATGGCAACAGAAAGTCTTGATATAAATAAAGTTGATGCAACGAGCAGATTTCCACAGGTTGAAGCTTTTGAGCACCATTTAGGTGGAAGTGGTAACGCTGATGCAACTGTTGAAGGATATGTTTCTGGGGCTGAAACTGAAAGCTTTAAGTCTGCGACTGATGAGGTAGAATATATTAGTGACACGGGTAATTCAGCAGAGAATGAAGTTAATTCAAGCCCGAAAATGGAGACACAAGATACTGATGGTAGGACACACTTTGGCTTTCATGCAAGCTCGTCAAATAGAAGTGGATTAAGCTTCACGTTTGCTGCCTCTACTATTGCTCAATCTCCATTATCACCATCAAAACGCtcaaacaaaaagaagaatattGTAAAGATTGGTCAAGATGCCAATACTTTTGTTCCAAATGCTAAGATTCCATATGGGCCATCCTCTGCTGAGTTTATGCCATATATGGGAGCTCCAATACTTTCAACACTGGGACACCGTCAAGAAATAGGCACTCCAATTTcacaattaaaagaaaataattctgGGGTgcagaaaaaaaaggagatcAAACAGGAGACCTGTTTGTCTGCTGAATCAGCTGCAGCTCAGGAAGCATGTGAGAAGTGGCGACTAAG GGGTAATCAAGCATATTCTATTGGGGATCTGTCTAAAGCTGAGGCCTGCTATACCCAAGGGGTAAATCGTGTTTCTGAGAATGAGACCTCTAGAAGTTGTCTAAGGGCGCTGATGCTGTGCTATAGCAACCGTGCAGCAACACGAATGTCTCTCGGACAAATTCGAGATGCACTTGGAGATTGTTTGATGGCTGCTGCAATAGATCCTAACTTTCCCAAAGTGCAGATTAGAGCTGCCAA CTGCTATCTTACACTTGGGGAGGTTCAAGATGCTTCACAGCATTTCAATAGGTGCCTCCAATTGACAACTGATGTTTGTGTTGACCAAAAGATTTCTGTAGAAGCCTCTGATGGATTACAAAAGGCCAGG AGAGTGTCTGAATGTCTGAAACTTTGTGCTGAACTTATGCAAAGGAAGACATCTGCCAATGCAGAGAGTGCTTTGGTACTTATTGCTGAGGTGTTGGCAATAAGCCCTAGCTCAGAAAAATTATTAGAAATGAAAGCAGAAGCTCTTTTCACG CAGATGCGGAGGTATCAAGAGGTGATTGATTTTTGTGAGAAGACCCTTGGTTCTGCTGAAAAAAATTCCCCTATAGTAGATGCTGCCAGTTCTTTAGATGGTTCTGAACTGTCAAAGTACTTGTACTTCAGACTTTGGCGGTGTCGTATGATTTTTAAATCCTATTTCCACTTAGGAAAACTTGATGAGGGCCTTGTTTCACTAGAGAAACACGAGGGAGGGGTTTCTACAACTTATAG GAATTGGAGAAAAACTCTGGAATCTTCTATTCCCCTTGTTCTCATTGTTCGTGAGCTGTTATCTCATAAG GTTGCAGGCAATGAAGCATTTCAGGCAGGAAGGCATACTGAAGCTGTTGAGCGTTATACTACTGCTTTGTCATGTAATGCGGAGTCACGTCCTTTCACAGCTGTTTGTTTTTGCAATCGTGCTGCTGCATATAAAGCATTGGGCCAGATTACTTATGCTATAGCAGATTGCAGCCTAGCTATAGCTCTTGATGAAAGTTATCTAAAG GCCATTTCTAGGCGAGCTACACTTTATGAAATGATCAGAGATTATGGACAAGCAGCTAAAGATCTTCATAGACTTGTATCTCTTCTCACTAAGCAGTTGGAGGAAAATATTAATAAATGTGGAACATCTGAGAAATCCAATAGCTGCAAAAGTGATTTGAAACAAGCTCGTGTTCGTCTTTCAGAAATACAGGAAGAAGCGAGAAAGGACATCCCCTTGGATATGTACATAATTCT GGGAATTAAACCATCTATATCAGCATCAGAAATTAAGAAGGCCTATCTGAAAGCTGCTCTCAGACATCATCCTGACAAG GCTGGTCAATTCTTTGCTAGGAGTGATAGTAGTGATGATGGGCTTTGGAAGGAGATAGCAGAAGAAGTGCACAAGGATGCTGACAGGCTTTTCAAAATGATTGGGGAGGCATACGCAGTACTTTCAGATGCAACCAAG CGTGCAAGGTACGATGCTGATGAGGAGGCTAGAAATGTGCAGAAGAAACGCAGTGGAAGCAGTGCAGCTAGAATGCCTGCAGATGCCCATTACCCATTTGAACAAAGCGGAAGTAGCCGACAATGGAGAGAATCTTGGAGATCATTTGGCAATCCATCTTCTAGAGGGTCAGAAGCGACATGGTCTGGTAGATATTCATGA